A section of the Acidobacteriota bacterium genome encodes:
- a CDS encoding shikimate kinase — protein sequence MNEREKNSLLKNIGLRVRNRRLEADLTIRELASRADLSLRFINQLEAGQGNISIAGLARVAQALSCSLNELLPPTNSDHSLRSQVWKKFSECSEADLQALQEWFAMRAKTLHSKFIALIGLRGAGKSTIGELLANKLNTEFIELDAHIEKAAGMKLGEIFSIHGENYYHRLEAEVLQKLFRNSKSCVLAAGGSIVNDTESWNLVKRFCFTVWLRATPREHMTRVLNQGDLRPMKDNPSAMTELKALLARRESVYAESELTISTSRKHPQQIADLIAQKINKHRTTQLKNPKAG from the coding sequence ATGAATGAACGAGAGAAAAATTCGCTTTTAAAAAACATCGGTCTGCGCGTGAGAAACCGTCGTCTTGAAGCCGATTTGACGATTCGCGAATTGGCTTCACGCGCAGACCTCTCCTTGCGTTTCATTAATCAACTCGAAGCCGGACAAGGCAACATTTCGATTGCCGGTCTGGCGCGTGTCGCGCAGGCGCTTTCCTGCTCTCTAAATGAATTGCTCCCGCCGACCAATAGCGATCACTCTTTGCGCTCACAGGTCTGGAAAAAGTTTTCCGAATGCAGTGAAGCCGATTTACAGGCGTTGCAGGAATGGTTCGCAATGCGCGCGAAAACCCTGCACTCCAAATTTATTGCCCTCATCGGTCTGCGCGGCGCCGGGAAATCAACCATCGGTGAATTATTAGCCAACAAACTGAACACCGAATTTATAGAACTCGACGCGCATATCGAAAAAGCCGCGGGTATGAAACTCGGAGAAATTTTTTCGATTCACGGAGAAAATTATTATCACAGGCTTGAAGCAGAAGTTTTGCAAAAACTTTTCCGCAACTCGAAAAGCTGTGTGCTCGCCGCAGGCGGCTCCATTGTCAACGACACGGAAAGTTGGAATCTCGTCAAACGGTTCTGCTTTACCGTCTGGTTACGCGCAACTCCGAGAGAGCATATGACCAGAGTGTTGAATCAAGGCGACCTCAGACCGATGAAAGATAATCCCTCGGCGATGACCGAACTGAAAGCCCTGCTTGCCCGCCGCGAATCTGTATACGCTGAATCGGAACTCACAATCAGCACCTCAAGAAAGCATCCACAACAAATCGCTGACCTGATCGCGCAAAAAATCAATAAACATCGGACAACTCAGCTCAAAAATCCGAAAGCCGGTTAA